Proteins from a genomic interval of Nostoc sp. GT001:
- a CDS encoding peroxiredoxin-like family protein, with protein sequence MNPYKILNQTELQCVSDGITRPLLENCETASHILILVWPQLGDFDSLEYAWWLQRKAKKLPPEKLAIRAVGIGSRTSGTRFCQYTGFPPENLFVEPNAELHHQLKLYSGLNLTLPGLSVSHQAWLNLMLMCAGFGSPGTLREVFRGYRGDRQAPQLIEDDEIIQGTPLPAFKGSFFRLAGPNGFQRPFELATLRLRNMVEVLSNWYTYVPNSAYLTQRGGTFLFDSKGQLLYSHRDPGILGFAANMSQPLSFLSFIEANSFTMGDA encoded by the coding sequence ATGAATCCCTACAAGATCCTTAATCAGACTGAACTTCAGTGTGTTAGTGATGGCATTACCCGACCCTTACTAGAAAATTGCGAGACTGCCTCACATATCCTGATTTTAGTCTGGCCACAACTTGGGGATTTTGATAGCCTTGAATATGCATGGTGGTTACAGCGCAAAGCTAAAAAATTGCCTCCTGAAAAACTCGCTATTCGTGCAGTGGGAATTGGCTCACGCACCTCTGGAACAAGATTCTGTCAATATACAGGATTTCCACCCGAAAATTTATTTGTTGAACCCAATGCAGAACTACATCACCAACTTAAACTTTATTCAGGTCTGAATCTGACTCTACCTGGACTTTCTGTGTCTCATCAAGCTTGGCTAAATCTAATGTTAATGTGTGCAGGGTTTGGAAGTCCAGGAACGCTAAGAGAAGTTTTTCGGGGATACAGGGGAGATCGTCAAGCGCCTCAACTCATTGAAGATGATGAAATTATTCAAGGTACTCCTCTACCTGCTTTTAAAGGCTCGTTTTTCCGATTAGCTGGCCCAAATGGTTTTCAACGTCCCTTTGAATTAGCAACTCTACGGCTACGTAATATGGTGGAAGTTCTGAGCAATTGGTACACTTATGTACCAAATTCTGCCTACTTAACTCAGCGTGGTGGAACTTTTTTGTTTGATAGCAAAGGCCAGTTACTTTACTCTCATCGAGATCCAGGAATTCTGGGCTTTGCTGCTAATATGAGTCAGCCTCTATCATTTTTATCCTTTATCGAAGCAAATAGCTTTACGATGGGTGATGCGTAA